One Planctomycetota bacterium genomic window carries:
- a CDS encoding sigma-54 dependent transcriptional regulator, with amino-acid sequence MRPAEPSRARRAPPEIVAESPAMRRLLAALERLTDVDDPVLLEGETGTGKGLLARTLHSLGPRATGRFVAVNCGALAPGLLEAELFGTVRGAYTGADSDRPGLFEAADRGTLFLDELEAMPEAMQRALLRALDERKVRRVGAVEEVSVNVRILGAANDSLRDLAARGLFRKDLYYRLSAFTLRVPALRERPEDLALLAERFLQEQARELRRTPRELSPEALERLRRYAWPGNVRELRNEMRRLAALGEGTVREEELAPAIRHARSAGGDPVRRGLYRERLREFERQLLREALEEHRWNLSAAARALGMGRATLRRKARAHSLKRP; translated from the coding sequence ATGCGTCCCGCCGAGCCGTCCCGCGCGCGCCGGGCGCCGCCGGAGATCGTGGCCGAAAGCCCCGCCATGCGCCGGCTGCTGGCGGCCTTGGAGCGCCTGACGGACGTGGACGATCCCGTGCTCCTGGAAGGCGAGACGGGCACCGGCAAGGGGCTCTTGGCGCGCACGTTGCACTCCCTGGGTCCGCGCGCGACCGGAAGGTTCGTGGCCGTCAACTGCGGGGCCCTGGCACCGGGGCTTCTGGAGGCCGAACTTTTCGGGACCGTGCGGGGCGCCTACACGGGGGCCGATTCCGACCGGCCCGGGCTTTTCGAGGCCGCCGACCGGGGGACGCTCTTCCTCGACGAGCTGGAGGCCATGCCCGAAGCCATGCAGCGGGCGCTTCTCAGAGCGCTGGACGAGCGGAAGGTGCGGCGGGTCGGCGCGGTCGAGGAGGTTTCGGTGAACGTCCGGATCCTGGGGGCGGCCAACGACTCGCTGCGGGACCTGGCGGCACGGGGGCTTTTCCGGAAGGATCTCTACTATAGGTTGAGCGCGTTCACGCTGCGCGTCCCCGCGCTGCGGGAGCGGCCGGAGGACCTTGCGCTTCTGGCCGAGCGGTTCCTCCAGGAGCAGGCGCGGGAGCTGCGGCGGACGCCCCGGGAGCTTTCCCCCGAGGCGCTGGAACGGCTGCGTCGCTACGCCTGGCCCGGCAACGTGCGCGAGCTTCGAAACGAAATGCGCCGGCTGGCCGCCCTCGGCGAGGGCACGGTCCGGGAGGAGGAGCTGGCCCCGGCCATCCGCCACGCCCGGTCGGCCGGAGGCGATCCGGTTCGCCGCGGACTCTATCGCGAGCGCCTGCGCGAATTCGAGCGGCAACTTCTCCGCGAAGCGCTCGAGGAGCACCGCTGGAACCTTTCGGCCGCGGCTCGCGCCCTCGGAATGGGCCGGGCGACGCTTCGCCGCAAAGCGCGCGCGCATTCCCTCAAGCGCCCCTGA
- a CDS encoding tetratricopeptide repeat protein, producing the protein MTSLVLALVLAGPSGVQGLQNDPTQDLQHINPEVRKHACLLLGQKGVRSAIPHLIELLGRETDDSVRAAGAEALERLTGQKGFGPDASKWRAWWDEIGRKTFPTDTLSAEEVSRIIKQSIEGAEVKAKEAKSEIRILSITVAIIATAFVLVMIYFVGHVSSKLKEWKELVRQAGVYIEESQQITKRTDRVLEELEAKKVDILEFVRKLKDEQEVEIERFSDLLQQNTDHKLREEVMALRQKAEKELEETLGQLRQQIELEVRRLGSDQKERIDRDFKAQHERFMQEVEAHTLFLQASFAHSHGRPEEALKIYKRLLALKPDHQVAWGKMGNAYRELMRYDEAIEAYQKAIELDPTDPVAYYDLAATYARRRQRDKMLETLGLAIKNDGEFKDEALNDPAFRDYWNDPAFKDLAEA; encoded by the coding sequence GTGACGTCGCTCGTTCTCGCGCTCGTCCTGGCCGGGCCGAGCGGGGTGCAGGGCCTTCAGAACGACCCGACCCAGGACCTCCAGCACATCAACCCCGAGGTGCGCAAGCACGCCTGCCTCCTCCTCGGGCAGAAGGGGGTCCGGTCCGCCATTCCCCATCTCATCGAGCTCCTGGGCCGGGAGACGGACGACTCCGTCCGGGCCGCGGGGGCGGAGGCCCTCGAGCGCCTGACGGGCCAGAAGGGATTCGGCCCCGACGCGAGCAAGTGGCGCGCCTGGTGGGACGAGATCGGCCGCAAGACCTTCCCCACGGACACCCTCTCCGCCGAGGAGGTCAGCCGCATCATCAAGCAGTCCATCGAAGGCGCCGAGGTCAAGGCCAAGGAGGCCAAGAGCGAGATCCGCATCCTCTCGATCACGGTGGCCATCATCGCCACGGCCTTCGTCCTCGTTATGATCTACTTCGTCGGCCACGTTTCCTCCAAGCTCAAAGAGTGGAAGGAGCTCGTCCGCCAGGCCGGCGTCTACATCGAGGAGTCCCAGCAGATCACCAAACGGACCGACCGCGTGCTGGAGGAGCTCGAGGCCAAGAAGGTGGACATCCTCGAGTTCGTCCGCAAGCTCAAGGACGAGCAGGAGGTCGAGATCGAGCGCTTCTCCGACCTTCTCCAGCAAAATACCGACCACAAGCTCCGCGAGGAGGTCATGGCCCTGCGCCAGAAGGCGGAGAAGGAACTCGAGGAGACGCTCGGGCAGCTCCGGCAGCAGATCGAGCTGGAAGTCCGGCGCCTCGGCTCCGACCAGAAGGAGCGGATCGACCGGGACTTCAAGGCGCAGCACGAGCGCTTCATGCAGGAGGTCGAGGCGCACACCCTGTTCCTGCAGGCCAGCTTCGCCCACTCGCACGGGCGGCCCGAGGAGGCGCTCAAGATTTACAAGCGCCTTCTCGCCCTCAAGCCCGACCACCAGGTGGCGTGGGGCAAGATGGGCAACGCCTACCGGGAGCTCATGCGCTACGACGAAGCGATCGAGGCGTACCAGAAGGCGATCGAGCTGGACCCCACCGATCCCGTGGCCTACTACGACCTGGCGGCCACCTACGCCCGCCGCCGGCAGCGCGACAAGATGCTCGAGACGCTCGGGCTGGCGATCAAGAACGACGGCGAATTCAAGGACGAGGCCCTCAACGACCCCGCGTTCCGGGATTACTGGAACGATCCCGCCTTCAAGGACCTGGCGGAAGCGTAA
- a CDS encoding DUF4118 domain-containing protein codes for MPSGASRRPPAFRYGAAVGIVALACALREALTPLWGATAIPFIFFWPAVVLATGYGRLGPGVLALILSALAADWFFIEPRHALLPRTLTDLLALAVFIGAGSCLVLAVEGMHRSEGKLRESERKFAAMFRSLPIAAGIQELPEARFVDVNDAFVRMFGHSREEMLGKTSLEIGMVSDAEGRKRRMDQFLRDGYVRDLRARVTTKAGEILEALVNAELVELQGKKYVLSSARDVTRETRAREEI; via the coding sequence GTGCCTTCCGGGGCCTCTCGGCGCCCTCCGGCGTTCCGCTACGGCGCGGCCGTGGGGATCGTGGCTCTCGCGTGCGCTCTCCGCGAGGCGCTCACGCCCCTCTGGGGCGCCACGGCCATCCCCTTCATCTTCTTCTGGCCCGCCGTCGTTCTGGCCACGGGCTACGGCCGCCTCGGCCCCGGGGTTCTCGCCCTCATCCTGAGCGCGCTGGCGGCGGACTGGTTCTTCATCGAGCCGAGGCACGCTCTTCTTCCGCGGACTCTTACGGACCTCCTGGCTCTGGCGGTCTTCATCGGCGCGGGATCCTGCCTGGTCCTGGCCGTCGAGGGGATGCACCGGTCCGAAGGGAAGCTCCGGGAAAGCGAACGCAAGTTCGCCGCCATGTTCCGATCCCTTCCGATCGCGGCCGGCATCCAGGAGCTGCCCGAGGCCCGATTCGTCGATGTCAATGACGCCTTCGTCCGGATGTTCGGCCACTCTCGCGAGGAGATGCTCGGAAAGACGAGCCTCGAGATCGGGATGGTGTCCGATGCCGAGGGGCGCAAGCGCCGCATGGACCAGTTCCTTCGCGACGGGTACGTTCGGGATTTGCGGGCCAGGGTGACGACGAAAGCCGGAGAGATCCTGGAGGCGCTCGTGAACGCCGAACTCGTCGAACTTCAGGGTAAGAAGTACGTCCTGTCCTCGGCCCGGGATGTCACGCGGGAAACGCGGGCCCGGGAGGAGATCG